The Naumovozyma dairenensis CBS 421 chromosome 1, complete genome genome includes a region encoding these proteins:
- the ITR1 gene encoding myo-inositol transporter ITR1 (similar to Saccharomyces cerevisiae ITR1 (YDR497C) and ITR2 (YOL103W); ancestral locus Anc_3.84), whose product MVVSPLPPPSFRDESEEEEEYTGTSHGIIQQQRPTTDYEEFLNEQEESTKKMKNKQTTTSFDYENASDNDDRIQIKPVNDEDNTSVIITFNQKISPFIITLTFVASISGFMFGYDTGYISSALISIGTDLDNKVLSYGDKEIVTAATSLGALISSIFAGTAADVFGRKPCLMFSNVMFIIGAILQISAHKFWQMAAGRLIMGFGVGIGSLISPLFISEIAPKMIRGRLTVINSLWLTGGQLIAYGCGAGLNKVHNGWRILVGLSLIPTVIQFTFFCFLPDTPRYYVMKGNLEMAKKVLRRSYVDTSDEIIEKKVEELAMLNQSIPGKNAGVRVWNTVKELHTNPANFRALIIACGLQAIQQFTGWNSLMYFSGTIFETVGFSNSSAVSIIVSGTNFIFTLIAFFAIDKIGRRYILLIGLPGMTVALAICAIAFHFIGIKFVGNEAVVSHSGFTSWGIVIIVFIIVFAAFYALGIGTVPWQQSELFPQNVRGIGTSYATATNWAGSLVIASTFLTMLQNITPTGTFAFFAGVSFLSTVFCYFCYPELSGLELEEVQSILKDGFNIKASKALAKKRKQQVAKMNHSKDTKFEPTQEVIEEVIED is encoded by the coding sequence ATGGTAGTCTCTCCGCTTCCACCGCCATCCTTCAGAGATGAaagtgaagaagaagaagaatacaCAGGAACAAGTCATGGTAtaatacaacaacaacgCCCAACTACAGACTATGAAGAATTCCTTAACgaacaagaagaatcaaccaaaaaaatgaaaaacaaacaaacaaccACATCATTTGACTATGAAAATGCTTCAGACAACGACGACAGAATCCAAATCAAACCAGTAAACGATGAAGACAATACATCCGTTATAATCACATTCAACCAAAAAATTTCTCCCTTCATCATCACCCTAACTTTCGTTGCCTCAATCTCAGGGTTCATGTTTGGTTATGACACAGGTTACATATCAAGTGCATTAATCTCCATAGGTACAGACTTAGATAACAAAGTCCTATCGTACGGTGACAAGGAAATAGTCACCGCAGCAACATCATTAGGTGCCCTTATCAGTAGTATCTTCGCAGGTACAGCAGCTGATGTATTCGGTAGGAAACCATGTTTAATGTTCTCCAACGTAATGTTCATCATTGGTGCCATCTTACAAATCTCTGCTCATAAATTCTGGCAAATGGCAGCGGGAAGATTGATCATGGGGTTCGGTGTCGGGATTGgatctttaatttctccATTGTTTATTAGTGAAATCGCTCCCAAGATGATTAGAGGAAGATTGACTGTTATTAATTCTCTTTGGTTGACTGGAGGACAATTGATAGCTTATGGTTGTGGGGCTGGGTTGAATAAAGTTCATAATGGGTGGAGAATCTTAGTTGGATTGTCTTTGATCCCTACTGTTATTCAATtcacttttttttgttttttacCTGATACTCCAAGATATTACGTTATGAAGGGGAATTTAGAAATGGCTAAGAAAGTTTTGAGAAGAAGTTATGTAGATACATCggatgaaattattgaaaagaaagtgGAAGAATTAGCTATGCTTAATCAATCTATACCTGGTAAAAACGCTGGTGTTAGAGTTTGGAATACTGTCAAAGAATTACATACAAATCCTGCTAATTTTAGAGCCTTAATTATTGCATGTGGGTTACAAGCTATTCAACAATTTACAGGTTGGAATTCTTTAATGTATTTCTCTGGtacaatttttgaaactGTCGGGTTCTCAAATTCATCCGCTGTTTCCATCATTGTTTCTGGTAcaaatttcatcttcactCTTATCGCATTCTTCGccattgataaaattggaagaagatatattttattaattggGCTACCAGGTATGACAGTAGCATTAGCAATCTGTGCCATTGCTTTCCATTTCATCGGTATTAAATTCGTTGGTAATGAAGCGGTCGTATCACATTCAGGGTTCACATCATGGGGGATCGTCATCATTGTATTTATCATTGTATTTGCTGCATTTTACGCTTTAGGTATCGGTACTGTTCCATGGCAACAATCTGAATTATTCCCACAAAATGTTAGAGGTATTGGTACCTCATATGCTACTGCAACTAATTGGGCAGGTTCCCTTGTCATTGCGTCTACTTTCTTAACTATGTTACAAAATATTACTCCAACGGGGACATTTGCATTCTTTGCGGGGGTGTCTTTCTTATCTACTGTATTTTGTTATTTCTGTTATCCTGAATTATCAGGATtggaattagaagaagttCAAagtattttgaaagatggatttaatattaaagcTTCGAAAGCTTTGGCTAAGAAGAGGAAACAACAAGTCGCTAAGATGAATCATTCTAAAGATACGAAATTTGAACCAACTCAAGAAGTTATTGAAGAAGTCATTGAAGATTGA
- the SEC20 gene encoding Sec20p (similar to Saccharomyces cerevisiae SEC20 (YDR498C); ancestral locus Anc_3.83) codes for MSASVYIEELNQLQNLMFEILDKIMMKNGDNDSTRNIVEEEEEYCYDMIMKFESLLNCIIVCINNSSIARMGRKMNGSGGSGGDDITNIRFLQFDSDHLNGQLSLLFKLKLMTVNDNETQYVLDNLIRLINWIVQYKSHMKTLIEKVRLDMINAQDMERDACIELHCNSHDNDENDTRILNNKNNNGKRTVRTTTMITTKDKLLQTTKKLTNNLIKSNQILQSGILQSDLNLDELKQQTKYLMTIDDKYTQFESIFHSTNKLVKTLEKASHQEKRDVYFALGFLICCISWVLWRRIFKLPIKLSLWLLFKFFKSILLTIGLVSKQMSSSKGTENSIISSAQVRATTTATTASSIEEADMTISPSIISIQSSNYKSSGVISTMITSIETTSLTTTTTTTTAGSNNIVETTDDSQFQNQEDFESNTDRALEDAVNEAMGRILEEQEQEQQKQKQQQENQYGDYNYHDEL; via the coding sequence ATGAGTGCCAGTGtatatattgaagaattgaatcaattacAAAACTTGATGTTTGAAATACTAgacaaaataatgatgaagaatggCGATAACGATTCCACGAGGAACATcgttgaagaagaagaagagtaTTGTTATgatatgataatgaagttTGAATCTCTTTTGAattgtattattgtttgtaTTAATAACAGTAGTATAGCGAGGATGGGTAGGAAAATGAATGGTAGTGGTGGTAGTGGTGGTGATGATATTACCAATATACGGTTTTTACAATTTGATTCTGATCACTTAAATGGTCaattatcattactatttaaattgaaattgatgaccgttaatgataatgagaCACAATATGTTTTGGATAATCTAATCAGATTGATTAATTGGATTGTACAATATAAATCACATATGAAGACattgattgaaaaagttCGTTTAGATATGATTAATGCACAAGATATGGAAAGGGATGCTTGTATTGAATTACATTGTAATTCTCACGACAATGATGAGAATGATACAAGAATCCtgaataataagaataataatgggaAAAGGACTGTAAGAACGACGACTATGATAACTACGAAggataaattattacaaacgacaaagaaattgaccaataatttaattaagAGTAATCAAATTTTACAATCAGGGATTTTACAAAGTGATTTAAATTTGGATGAATTAAAGCAACAGAccaaatatttaatgacaattgatgataaatataCACAATTTGAAAGTATATTCCATAGTACGAATAAATTGGTTAAGACATTGGAAAAGGCCTCTCATCAAGAGAAAAGGGATGTTTATTTTGCTTTGGGGTTTTTAATTTGTTGTATATCTTGGGTATTATGGAGACGTATTTTTAAATTACCTATCAAATTGTCTCTTTggttattattcaaatttttcaagagTATTTTATTAACCATTGGGTTAGTTAGTAAACAGATGAGCAGTAGTAAGGGTACGGAAAATAGCATAATATCAAGTGCGCAAGTCAgagcaacaacaacagcaacaacagcatCTTCAATAGAGGAAGCCGACATGACAATATCACCCTCAATTATTTCAATACAATCTTCCAATTATAAAAGTAGTGGTGTGATATCTACTATGATTACATCCATTGAAACCACCTCTcttactactactactactactactacagCAGGTAGTAATAACATTGTTGAGACAACAGATGACtctcaatttcaaaatcaagaagattTCGAAAGTAATACAGATCGTGCCTTAGAGGATGCAGTAAACGAAGCCATGGGCCGTATCTTAGAGGAACAAGagcaagaacaacaaaaacaaaaacagcAACAGGAAAACCAATACGGGGATTACAATTACCATGATGAGCTCTAG